One Vespa crabro chromosome 4, iyVesCrab1.2, whole genome shotgun sequence DNA segment encodes these proteins:
- the LOC124423971 gene encoding uncharacterized protein LOC124423971 isoform X4 — translation MIVGAVMDTDVELSKEGCESGPGCSGYSSMVHSKKVIKHALRQQAKRRRKNTTIAAGNSRTLPRIVVKPLPPPPPNEPPPQVNNVQHINTVVEEPAATMREVLASLPGFSLKSGRRRSTKRLSATAQLEAGLVDLESPASILASTSLRALLNRHTFQGLPPLYQRKLAQLLPAVDRQDAATSGLNNEFFARACLEWRKRLAEGEFTPENQQRLKMEAERDKNKLDPWKVKHFEPIWGEKREPKLRSGLHCINESRSSGAVTRSSLRLRLENNIDTITSENTHCPIVLSEDKIEEDSCKIDINTNNTEDINDAQEEHANLLSTEYNESIHTDSVEIAVSTQLCQERIDDAIHVNDVTEETPKNNEIENQICQEKNVDTYMEEELQENPKEVEDVKDHLLEVAEENTGPLLKDNSSSKSNEQSEHVPLEEPSSQLSKECISEASVDQISQISKEQITQISDDQIYQITDCETSTALGNSPTHSQVRTSDIVMDESNLMVNNTQSESGPVSHENSADGESQIPEGMEIDSETLQRIHELEVRGEMREAYEEISGCPEEIMYPILESMEMESNNTEETEAQVVSAQVEDVRGPQDVTGGNEDEALREANNYVCSEMLECSWTVDPAVNTINNNNRTQEELQVPWPLVAAALDGSVAANITVTTQDECGETPATTESTNAAQQFINSDATVESVNCIQLPVVQGTPFQSENLAIGNPGTSCIMKNLQSQNPPIIAFPQLQSIRFVQTSFHSEQNTTPVLNNATAISTQLQNQPNSTPQVNIMRAQEEIVQLNTQNNILHNNIRDNVTQNQIQNTVPVGIGVQTQNRAQNTIMVQHQATTPTQSRQIVATLHQQQQQPQQYHNTAVSVSSRTSRSNNQGNQRGSRNSNKEQGGGRSRGTTKEPPGAVNLERSYQICQAVIQSSPNRDQLKAHLKPPPSLLARGDGAFTTSKSGGRTITTLKTQKTQQSMQHNKQGQNKPQAVMLRHVFATARQATSTEC, via the exons ATGATTGTTG GTGCTGTCATGGACACTGATGTTGAACTGTCTAAAGAAGGATGTGAATCTGGTCCAGGTTGTTCCGGTTATTCTAGCATGGTGCACAGTAAGAAAGTTATCAAACATGCATTGCGGCAACAGGCCAAGAGACGTAGGAAAAATACCACCATAGCAGCAGGAAATTCTCGTACTTTGCCAAGAATCGTTGTTAAGCCACtgccaccacctccaccaaaTGAACCACCACCTCAGGTCAACAATGTACAACACATCAATACAG TAGTTGAAGAACCTGCTGCAACAATGAGGGAAGTTTTGGCTAGTTTGCCAGGATTTAGTTTAAAATCAGGACGAAGACGTTCAACAAAAAGATTGTCTGCAACTGCACAATTAGAAGCTGGTTTAGTAGATCTTGAATCACCAGCAAGCATTCTAGCAAGTACAAGTTTACGTGCTCTTTTAAACAGGCACACGTTCCAAGGCCTTCCCCCTTTATATCAGAGAAAGCTCGCACAGCTTTTACCTGCCGTTGACAGACAG GATGCAGCAACTTCTGGATTAAATAATGAGTTTTTTGCTCGAGCTTGTTTAGAATGGCGTAAACGATTAGCAGAAGGAGAATTTACTCCAGAAAATCAACAGCGATTAAAGATGGAAGCAGAGCgtgacaaaaataaattagaccCTTGGAAAGTAAAACATTTTGAACCCATTTGGGGTGAGAAACGTGAACCTAAACTAAGATCGGGTCTTCATTGCATTAATGAATCACGATCTAGTGGTGCAGTTACACGTTCAAGCCTAAGGTTACGTTTAGAAAACAATATTGATACAATTACATCAGAAAATACTCATTGTCCTATTGTATTGTCAGAAGATAAAATTGAGGAAGATAGTTGTAAAATTGacattaatacaaataacacAGAAGATATAAATGATGCACAGGAAGAGCATGCAAATCTTTTATCAACTGAATATAATGAATCTATACACACTGACTCTGTAGAAATAGCAGTAAGCACACAATTATGTCAGGAAAGGATAGATGATGCTATTCATGTTAATGATGTTACAGAAGAAACACCAAAAAATAATGAGATAGAAAATCAAATTTGTCAGGAAAAGAATGTAGATACGTATATGGAAGAAGAGTTACAGGAAAATCCTAAGGAAGTGGAAGATGTCAAAGATCACCTTCTTGAAGTTGCAGAAGAAAATACAGGACCTTTATTAAAGGATAATTCATCATCAAAATCTAATGAACAGTCAGAACATGTACCTTTAGAAGAACCAAGTTCACAATTATCCAAAGAATGTATATCTGAAGCTTCAGTGGATCAAATATCTCAAATATCAAAAGAGCAAATTACCCAAATTTCTGATGatcaaatttatcaaataacaGATTGTGAAACTAGTACTGCACTTGGAAATTCACCAACACATTCTCAAGTTAGAACAAGTGATATTGTGATGGATGAGTCAAATTTGATGGTTAATAATACACAATCAGAGTCAGGACCAGTCTCACATGAAAATTCAGCAGATGGTGAGTCACAAATTCCTGAGGGAATGGAAATTGATAGTGAAACTTTACAACGTATACACGAGCTAGAG gTACGAGGGGAAATGCGAGAAGCTTATGAAGAAATTTCAGGATGTCCAGAAGAAATTATGTATCCTATTTTAGAGAGTATGGAAATGGAATCAAATAATACTGAAGAAACAGAAGCTCAGGTGGTATCCGCACAAGTAGAAGATGTTAGAGGGCCGCAAGACGTAACTGGCGGAAATGAAGATGAAGCTTTGAGAGAAGCAAATAATTATGTTTGTTCAGAAATGTTAGAATGTAGCTGGACAGTAGATCCTGCTGTTAATaccatcaataataataatagg ACACAAGAAGAACTTCAAGTTCCCTGGCCTTTGGTAGCTGCTGCTTTAGACGGTTCAGTTGCTGCTAATATCACAGTGACTACACAAGATGAATGTGGTGAAACACCTGCTACAACTGAATCAACAAATGCTGCACAACAATTCATAAACTCAGATGCTACTGTTGAATCTGTTAACTGTATTCAACTTCCCGTTGTTCAAGGAACTCCTTTTCAATCTGAAAATTTAGCAATTGGTAATCCAGGAACAAGTTGCATAATGAAGAACCTCCAATCACAGAATCCACCAATTATTGCCTTTCCACAATTGCAGTCTATTAGATTTGTACAAACCAGTTTTCATTCAGAGCAAAATACAACACCAGTATTGAATAATGCTACTGCAATTTCGACTCAGTTACAAAATCAGCCAAACTCAACTCCGCAGGTTAACATTATGAGAGCACAGGAAGAAATTGTACAATTGAACacacaaaataatattctgcATAATAATATCCGTGATAATGTGACACAAAATCAAATTCAAAATACAGTACCAGTTGGAATTGGAGTGCAAACACAGAATAGAGCACAAAATACTATTATGGTTCAACATCAAGCAACAACACCTACACAATCACGTCAAATTGTCGCCACTTTAcatcaacagcagcaacaaccaCAACAGTATCATAATACAGCTGTGTCAGTTTCTTCAAGAACATCTCGTTCTAATAATCAAGGAAATCAAAGAGGTTCTAGGAATAGTAATAAAGAACAGGGGGGAGGAAGATCCAGGGGTACAACTAAGGAGCCACCAGGAGCTGTTAATTTGGAACGCAGCTATCAAATTTGTCAAGCG GTAATACAAAGTTCACCAAATAGAGATCAACTTAAAGCCCATCTTAAACCACCACCTAGTTTGTTAGCAAGAGGTGATGGAGCGTTTACAACTAGTAAGTCTGGCGGGCGAACAATCACAACACTTAAAACTCAGAAAACACAACAATCAATGCAACACAATAAGCAAGGACAAAATAAACCTCAAGCAGTCATGCTTAGGCATGTGTTTGCTACAGCACGCCAAGCAACATCTACAGAG TGCTAA
- the LOC124423971 gene encoding uncharacterized protein LOC124423971 isoform X5: protein MEAERDKNKLDPWKVKHFEPIWGEKREPKLRSGLHCINESRSSGAVTRSSLRLRLENNIDTITSENTHCPIVLSEDKIEEDSCKIDINTNNTEDINDAQEEHANLLSTEYNESIHTDSVEIAVSTQLCQERIDDAIHVNDVTEETPKNNEIENQICQEKNVDTYMEEELQENPKEVEDVKDHLLEVAEENTGPLLKDNSSSKSNEQSEHVPLEEPSSQLSKECISEASVDQISQISKEQITQISDDQIYQITDCETSTALGNSPTHSQVRTSDIVMDESNLMVNNTQSESGPVSHENSADGESQIPEGMEIDSETLQRIHELEVRGEMREAYEEISGCPEEIMYPILESMEMESNNTEETEAQVVSAQVEDVRGPQDVTGGNEDEALREANNYVCSEMLECSWTVDPAVNTINNNNRTQEELQVPWPLVAAALDGSVAANITVTTQDECGETPATTESTNAAQQFINSDATVESVNCIQLPVVQGTPFQSENLAIGNPGTSCIMKNLQSQNPPIIAFPQLQSIRFVQTSFHSEQNTTPVLNNATAISTQLQNQPNSTPQVNIMRAQEEIVQLNTQNNILHNNIRDNVTQNQIQNTVPVGIGVQTQNRAQNTIMVQHQATTPTQSRQIVATLHQQQQQPQQYHNTAVSVSSRTSRSNNQGNQRGSRNSNKEQGGGRSRGTTKEPPGAVNLERSYQICQAVIQSSPNRDQLKAHLKPPPSLLARGDGAFTTSKSGGRTITTLKTQKTQQSMQHNKQGQNKPQAVMLRHVFATARQATSTEVTESNTVAQLGSTATSALGQYILVQRTGVGDGAPRASSAPPLPPQIAGMGVGVHLVRGRPASAGEGSHQAVTLKARGTDGRGAGGAEPGAPGMIMGGDPPPPCDCNMRGAMVICRQCGAFCHDDCIGPQRICATCLIR, encoded by the exons ATGGAAGCAGAGCgtgacaaaaataaattagaccCTTGGAAAGTAAAACATTTTGAACCCATTTGGGGTGAGAAACGTGAACCTAAACTAAGATCGGGTCTTCATTGCATTAATGAATCACGATCTAGTGGTGCAGTTACACGTTCAAGCCTAAGGTTACGTTTAGAAAACAATATTGATACAATTACATCAGAAAATACTCATTGTCCTATTGTATTGTCAGAAGATAAAATTGAGGAAGATAGTTGTAAAATTGacattaatacaaataacacAGAAGATATAAATGATGCACAGGAAGAGCATGCAAATCTTTTATCAACTGAATATAATGAATCTATACACACTGACTCTGTAGAAATAGCAGTAAGCACACAATTATGTCAGGAAAGGATAGATGATGCTATTCATGTTAATGATGTTACAGAAGAAACACCAAAAAATAATGAGATAGAAAATCAAATTTGTCAGGAAAAGAATGTAGATACGTATATGGAAGAAGAGTTACAGGAAAATCCTAAGGAAGTGGAAGATGTCAAAGATCACCTTCTTGAAGTTGCAGAAGAAAATACAGGACCTTTATTAAAGGATAATTCATCATCAAAATCTAATGAACAGTCAGAACATGTACCTTTAGAAGAACCAAGTTCACAATTATCCAAAGAATGTATATCTGAAGCTTCAGTGGATCAAATATCTCAAATATCAAAAGAGCAAATTACCCAAATTTCTGATGatcaaatttatcaaataacaGATTGTGAAACTAGTACTGCACTTGGAAATTCACCAACACATTCTCAAGTTAGAACAAGTGATATTGTGATGGATGAGTCAAATTTGATGGTTAATAATACACAATCAGAGTCAGGACCAGTCTCACATGAAAATTCAGCAGATGGTGAGTCACAAATTCCTGAGGGAATGGAAATTGATAGTGAAACTTTACAACGTATACACGAGCTAGAG gTACGAGGGGAAATGCGAGAAGCTTATGAAGAAATTTCAGGATGTCCAGAAGAAATTATGTATCCTATTTTAGAGAGTATGGAAATGGAATCAAATAATACTGAAGAAACAGAAGCTCAGGTGGTATCCGCACAAGTAGAAGATGTTAGAGGGCCGCAAGACGTAACTGGCGGAAATGAAGATGAAGCTTTGAGAGAAGCAAATAATTATGTTTGTTCAGAAATGTTAGAATGTAGCTGGACAGTAGATCCTGCTGTTAATaccatcaataataataatagg ACACAAGAAGAACTTCAAGTTCCCTGGCCTTTGGTAGCTGCTGCTTTAGACGGTTCAGTTGCTGCTAATATCACAGTGACTACACAAGATGAATGTGGTGAAACACCTGCTACAACTGAATCAACAAATGCTGCACAACAATTCATAAACTCAGATGCTACTGTTGAATCTGTTAACTGTATTCAACTTCCCGTTGTTCAAGGAACTCCTTTTCAATCTGAAAATTTAGCAATTGGTAATCCAGGAACAAGTTGCATAATGAAGAACCTCCAATCACAGAATCCACCAATTATTGCCTTTCCACAATTGCAGTCTATTAGATTTGTACAAACCAGTTTTCATTCAGAGCAAAATACAACACCAGTATTGAATAATGCTACTGCAATTTCGACTCAGTTACAAAATCAGCCAAACTCAACTCCGCAGGTTAACATTATGAGAGCACAGGAAGAAATTGTACAATTGAACacacaaaataatattctgcATAATAATATCCGTGATAATGTGACACAAAATCAAATTCAAAATACAGTACCAGTTGGAATTGGAGTGCAAACACAGAATAGAGCACAAAATACTATTATGGTTCAACATCAAGCAACAACACCTACACAATCACGTCAAATTGTCGCCACTTTAcatcaacagcagcaacaaccaCAACAGTATCATAATACAGCTGTGTCAGTTTCTTCAAGAACATCTCGTTCTAATAATCAAGGAAATCAAAGAGGTTCTAGGAATAGTAATAAAGAACAGGGGGGAGGAAGATCCAGGGGTACAACTAAGGAGCCACCAGGAGCTGTTAATTTGGAACGCAGCTATCAAATTTGTCAAGCG GTAATACAAAGTTCACCAAATAGAGATCAACTTAAAGCCCATCTTAAACCACCACCTAGTTTGTTAGCAAGAGGTGATGGAGCGTTTACAACTAGTAAGTCTGGCGGGCGAACAATCACAACACTTAAAACTCAGAAAACACAACAATCAATGCAACACAATAAGCAAGGACAAAATAAACCTCAAGCAGTCATGCTTAGGCATGTGTTTGCTACAGCACGCCAAGCAACATCTACAGAG GTTACAGAAAGCAATACAGTAGCGCAGTTAGGATCTACAGCTACCAGTGCACTTGGACAATACATTCTTGTGCAAAGGACAGGTGTTGGAGATGGTGCACCAAGAGCGTCATCTGCACCACCATTACCTCCACAAATTGCAGGAATGGGTGTTGGAGTACATTTAGTTAGAGGTAGACCAGCCAGTGCAGGAGAAGGCTCACATCAAGCAGTTACGCTAAAGGCACGAGGTACCGATGGCAGAGGAGCAGGCGGAGCTGAACCTGGAGCACCTGGTATGATTATGGGTGGAGATCCGCCACCACCTTGCGATTGCAATATGCGAGGTGCTATGGTAATCTGTCGACAATGCGGTGCCTTTTGCCACGACGATTGCATTGGACCACAGCGTATCTGCGCTACTTGTCTTATACGTTAA